The DNA window TCAAGACTTCAACAAGAATGAAAAGGGAATGTGAGAGACCAGACGGAGAAATCTTCTGAGTCCTAAAATTACAATTTGCAAAGCTCAACAAATTTGGAATCAAAAGGTCGAGCAAGACACATAACTCTTAGTTTCAAAATATGACCAACAAGAAAAGAGCTCACTCACTTTAGAGCCAACTCAATGTGTTGGAGACGATAGTAGAATACAGAAAGATCCCCATAACTTTTCATTGTATCTGGATGGTCAAGTCCTAGCTCCCTCTCATTGATATCCAATGCCTTCTGTTGATAAATTGTTGcctaaacaagaataataaTCATTCAGAAAGATTATTATCATATATTCTGCAATTATGTATATCCAAGGAGTCTGCATTTCGTTTATAGGTGGATGCCAATGCAATGGTGTGTGGCGGAATacacaattgaaaaaaaaatccaaaaagcTGACTGCAGGAACTTGCATGATTGCAAAAAGAAAACATAGATGTTTAGGAATACTTCCAAAATTGTCTGTCGAATATCAATATGCAAGCATGCCTAAGATATTTCTTCCTCGACTCATTAGCTACTCTTATTAAATTTAGGAACTTGATTCTGGAAATAGATAATTAACGAGCAAGATATGAAAATAAGGAGAAACAAGACTAGTTTAATGTTGCATGCCACTTCATACATCAAAGCCAATCGCTAAAGTTTATGATACCTGATTGAAATCTCCAGTGTGATAAAGGACAACAGCGAGGAGGCTATATGCACTTGCAGTGGCACGGTGATAGGGGCCACATACAGCTATCATTTTTGCCAGGGCCTTCGAGTAAATACAAAAGCAAGTAAAGTAATGGAATGAACTTCACAGTGTGCGcatgtacttttattttataatttgtaCCTTTGTTCCAAACATTACAGCATCTTCCAACTTCCCTTTGTCAAGAGCAACCTTAGATGATTCTAGTAAAGTTCGTCCATCAGCAGAAGAGCATCCAACATGCTGAAAAGCAGATAGTAATTAAATGAACCTTGCATTTCCAGTATTTTTCACATTCAAAAGGAAGCAGAAGAGACAGAAACGCTTACTTTACACAAAGGCACTACACTGATAACATCACTTTTACTGAAGGGGTATGGGCATtccatatcataatcttttggAACCAACTCTAATCCAATCTGAACCAAAAACACATGTCATTAACTTTGAAtggtaaattttaattaatgcaGCCCAGCTTGTAGTACCTTATGACAAAGCCCGCGGAGGACCGTCAATTTCCTCAACTGTTGGAATTCATCTTTTAATGTCCAACCAAATCTTTCAACCAGAAATTTCCTCAACCATTGCATCTTGAGAATGTGGTTTTCATCACTCTCTTGTGTGGGAGAAGACCCGAACAAGAAATTTAAGGATGAGGCTATAGCAGCTGACAAGTTGGCCACATTGTCAACGGAGGCAATGACAGCTCTAAGTACATGCTTGAAAGCTCGAGTAACCATCTCATGAATACAAAGAGACTGTATATGAGGAAGCTTCTCTGCTTGTTCAACCTGGATTACACAATGACATCAGGCTCATCAGAAGACATCAACAAGTTTCAATTCCGGACAAACAAACAAAGCCTGAGACAGATGAAGTAAATAAATCTTACCACATGACCAAGAGAACGCATTTGTAATCCTCTTAAATGCATGAAATCGGTAAGGGTGCGTCCATCAACTGGAGAAAGTTCCAACGATGCAAAGTCTGTAACCTAAATAGAATTAGAGATTAGTTTTTCTCTTCAtgtatttcaaaatttcatttcattACCGAAATACATCCGAAACTTTGAATTACCAGCTTCGGGAGAGCAACTTCCTCATAATACTTGTGTGCCATTTCGACAAGTTCATCCACTGACTGTAACAAGAAGCATAGTTATCAGTTAACTGTGAGCTATAATATTAAAGACTGGTTAAACAAGATATAGCTACTTCCTCAacaattttcatcaaaataatagtataaaaataTGTTCCAAAATAACAACTGTTCTATTGACCTTCAGATGTAGATCCATCCCACTTTCTTTCAAACGAAGGTAAGCTTCTCGAGAGATAAATCTCCTCCATTCAACTTCACACTTTGGATTGTCATTACTTAATTCCATCGAGCCACTTTCTGTGTTCAGAGTGATGGCTGTCACATCATCTGCTTCATTGTCATCCATGGAACTAACATTACCTGGTCTCTTTTCCCGCTTTTTGAGCATTTTAAACTGCTTTCCAAGTCCCTTAACTATGGGTTCAGCCTTACCATCATTCCTAACTGTGTCTTCTGCTGGTTTTTCCTGCTTTTGTAGATGTTGAACCCAACAAGAACCAAGTTCCCATCTGATGGACCGTTTGGATTTATCATCCATCCCCTTTAACTTACTCAAACCATccttaatgattttataaaccAAAGACATTGAATTTGCAGAGTCTTTCAAATCAGACGGGGGCAATTGACCACCTCCAGAAAAACCAGCAGTCACTGACTTGTGGAGCATAAGGCGCAAGCTGGAAAAGGTTAAAACTCAGAATTAGAAGCAAGCATCTTGTgagacaaaaagaaagaaatttaacAATTTAGTCCTAAAGAAGAGTGCATCCTCAACAAAAAGATCCCTTGGATCTACACATTGATATCACTGACCAATGTAAATTCtcattcacaaactcaattttgaATATTGACATTGTTGACCAATGTGACTTGTGATTCCCAATCAAGCTCTTAACATGTTGTTGGTTCCCAACTTATATGAAGTATCATCTTCATACATGCACCAACAGTTATCAAAGAAAGAGGAAACATGCAAAAATGCTTGATTGTGGTAACATGTTCAACAAAAGACCTCTACGTAAGTACATTCTTACAGATAAAATTCTTAGTCGTCCAATAACCATCCATATAAAAGTTCATCTAGGTTTACTGCATTTTGTCAAACCTGTTGATGTTGAGTGCATTGGCTCCCCCATCTGGTTGGTCATCGATTTTGATATCGTGAGGCAGACTCTTATCCACCTGAATGTCACCAACAACTTTCACAATTGCCATGTAACCACAATGTTTCACAACCACCACGCTCAATGAGGATGTGTCCTGTCCAATCAAACATATCCTTTCAACTTCCAGAATTGAAATGATTGGTGACAGAGAAAAGATAGgagagtatttttttaaaaaaaagattatactTAAGggggaggagaaggagaaatgAGGGGATTATAAGGTGGGGAATCAAACCCCACCAACAAGGTGAAAGTTCAAGAACCAATTGACATCATGGAAGTTACAGATATTACCCAAGTCAAAAATAATGCACACCATGGAAACAGCAGCGGAagaaaaggggggggggggaatgtTCCAGAAGGTGAAAAGAGTGTGTTCTCACTGAAATAAAATGCCTACTTAAACCCGCCACCCCCTTCCCCTGGGTGggtcatgtgtctacttgtaaATAAAGGAGAAAAGGCAAATCATACAACAACTATATAAGGGTTTTACAAGTTCAAATCTTTCTTCAGGAAGCTTGTTACTTACATGTATGACAACACTTTCATCAGCAGTTACTcctttaattaaatttctttgAGCAACATCCTCAGCAGATACATTAGAATCTGTACTGTCGATTACTTTAACTTCTTTCAGGCTAGCCTCCCCGAAATCTCTTTTAACTACAATAGACAAGTCACCTATGCAATCCTCAGAGAGTACTGAACCCAGAGCACAATTTGAGGTATCCCTCGAAGTAGAATCCATGACTTGGTATATGGCCGAGACAGCTTTAAAAATAGAGACGTCGAGGAAAAGATTATGAAGCAAAAAAGCCTTTCGATCCCGAACCACCCTCTCCTCCTCGGTTTTGCAAGGAAGTTTTGCCAGTACTGCAAAATCTGTGGCCCATGATCTATGATCATGCTCTCCATTCCTTCCCTGACCTCCGCCATTGCCACCCCAACTCTCATCTTCCACTGGAAGGGGAATGGAGTTTGATGCAGAATCAACAATGGATGGAGGGACAAGCCATGTGTTGGCGCGGAAACCATATGGAAGATTACCAAACTGAAAACAACCAACAGAGCAGAAAAATATGCACATGTTAATACCACTTCATTTTCCCTTGATGTTTATTTGCAATAAACAAGATGTCACCTTGTTATGTTCTGTAAAGGCCTTCATCAAGGATTCATATGCCTGCAAAGTAAAATATCAAGCTTTTATTcaacaaacaaataatttataCAGAATAAACATAACAAATTTGAAGCAATTGATATCAATTGTCTCAGTTGGTACTGATAATCAAGCAGACAAAAAAAAGAGCGtgatttttcttgtattttccGCCTCTTTTATACATGTCGTGCATGTTATCATTATCAATCAAATAGAGTGGTGTCTTGCCAATAGATACCATTGATGAACCAGCTTTCCTGTTCATACTTGTAGTCTTTTACAAAGTAACTGCTGtcacaaagaaaataatggCACATATATGGCAAATGTGATCATAATTAGTGTGATTAAGTTTAATTAGTGAATAAAGAACTTGATgcacaaaaaatatttgcaaATTATACGAATGATGCTGGCAAGAATGGACATATATTGAGGCTATGAAGGTACTTACATTAGCAAAAGCTTGGCTGAGCTGTTGCAGAAGATCAACCAAACAATGGCTTCGCATAAGTGGCTTCCCCAAAGTGTAGAAACCTTTTGCTGCTGCAGCCACTTGCAATGTCTTTCCATTGCATATCTTAATCTGCAGAGAATTTTTGCATCATCAAAATCTTCAACAATCTAGAACAACAAATGcaaaaccaaaattttaaaaaaagtaccTGTAATTCAAAATAGTCGCCATCTCGCCTTGTTTTAGCATTGTTACAATCCAATCTTTTCAAACCTGAAATAGCTCAATTAGAAGAAATGCACCATAAATTCTACAGTATTCCGGattgaaatttggaaaaatcGAAAGGGAGAATAATACGCACTCAGTATAGGCGGAGAGAGgtgagagaaagagaagaactCGTAGAAATCAGAGAGCTTAGGAATTGGATGAATCGCCACCATTTCATTCTCCTCCTGCACCGCCGGAGCTGACGGCTCCAATGTAGGTGCCACTCCATCTGACGGCGAAGCTGGTCGGCTTGAAGCATTTCGCTGCACCTTGGGCTTCTTAGCCCGAGATTCCGAACCGGCGCCGCCGGAAGTGGCGGAGGCAGTGGTGGATTTTCCGGCCTTGGGCTTAGCGAAGCGGGTAGTGCAAGCGACGATGTCGAGTAACCTCCGGACATGATCCACCACCTGAGACTCCTCCGTGTAGTCCTCTGAGAAGTTAGTGGCATTTTTGTTAATAACAAAGCAATTTCGGGCAATGCGCAAAATATCAAAACTCTTCGCGCGCGGAGGAATTAAAATCTTTTAACTacttacaaataatttttttaaaaaaaattatatttcttaggtataacaatgaaaaaaaaaaattatattataagcTAATTTTTCGGTGCAAACACATATGAAGTTGTTGATTAAATGCATCGCGCTGAAAATTGTGAATGAATTTTCGATGATTTTGCATGGGACCATCAGACAGAATACATATTGatggtatgaaaaaaaaatcagaagtAGTACAACAACATTAAACAGATACCACAcagcctttttcttctttttttttcctttttttgtttatattaattGTGGGGATGTTAGGTGAAGCTTTTATATTTGACGGTAATTGTGAGATTTtagtaaattaattattctaattaGTGACTTGTTAACACCGATGCCATTGGtttaaacaaaacaattttttttaagaaataaattggGCTGGTGAGTATAATTAAGACTAAAGAGTGTCAATTTAATATGAgtcaagtaaaataaaacagAAGGAGtgtttaatatttgtatttaagaaataaacttttaaatataaatattttgaattcattTGAATCACATGATGTAATAGCTCCATCCCTAAAAACATGTACAAATTTAAACCTACCTTCAACCATTCTCAGCAAACATGGCTTGAGAGTCGCAATATCTAACTTGTCATTTAGTTTTGGTCCCTTCACCTGTTCAAACCACCATCACTTTTCCATATTAACACACTTcttattttgaataaattaaaatctaaataaacaaaaccaaaaattaaCCAACTGAGCTAGCTTCCAAAATTTACAAAGAGACAGAGGAAAAAACCATCAATTTTGAACTAACCTCATGAGACAAAGAATAGTTGGTAAAATGACATGTTTCAACATTGGCAGATAGTAGCTTCGTTACATCCAGTATCTTGTCCGTCGATATGCCCttcaacaaattcaattttAGTCGGCCTTTAGACATAAAAATTGAATTCCGATAAATTGTAACAATTTTATGTTCAAACAATTTCtaggaaaaaaatgataaaaattcaTGGTCAAACGGACAAAATTAGTTATCTCATCCTCCATACAAGTGACAAATGCGAGTGTTTCTTTgtacttttttcattttcaattgaattgaattcATCAATACCTTGAGAACAACTTGAGTTTCATAGGGAGTGATGATAGTTATGTCAAGAACACTTGGAATTACTGCAAagaaaccaaaacaaaaatgtaaAGAGCACAataaaatgaattgaaaaaaaaaataaaaaaaaattgaaacatgtATTGAacctttctcttctttcttctttttgtcagTTTTAGCTCTGTTTCCTTTTCCCCTGCCTGATCTTGGTGCCATGAATCTTCAACAACCAAATTCCCCAAAAGTACTGAAATTGAATGAaccaaaaattctaaaaaaacttcaatttatttGATGCATATCAAATGAAATGGTTGTTGTAGTGAATGAACAATGAGCATGCAATAGATAGAGAAAAACAGAGGGATTCAAAAGTGGAGGAGAGAAtgaaagaggaagaggaagactAAATAGTATTGAGAAAGTTTTAGATAGCTTTAGAAGATAGATAAAGCAGTGAAAGGAAATCTAGTGAAAGGTTTTGAAACAAAGATGATAGGATAAGGTGtgggggtttttttttttgggtttgcCCAAATTACACTATActattactttttttctttagattttcaattttcgtactgaaaaaattcatattagaGGTAAAGCGCTAGAACTCAAACATCAATTCTTTAAATTAAGAATGAAGGGATACTTACTATGCtagtaatgattttttttggaattctttCAATTTCAATAGTGACTTCACCTTTCGCTGCTTAAATGGAGATGAATTATTGTGATAATAATATTAGAGAGTTTAGagaggattttttttgttttaatgtaATGTGTGGGGTGTTGGGTGTGTTGTGAAGAGATGGGAGTCCAAATTTAACCGTGAATTTAAGACGCATACAAAATTGGTGGACCAGATCACCGTTGGTTTGACGACACGTGGCATCCTCTTGATGGGTGTCCCCTCCTTTGCcgtttttcttgttttttcatattttggcagcttttaattattttctctaaCCTATTAGGAGCAATTTCTGAGACCACAATTTTGTCGCTGTTATTTCACTAatgaatttttgttttcttaatgaatttaagttttaaatattgATATGTAAGAACAAAAACTTACAATCAATATAATTCTCCATTCAATATGGAAGAGTGAGGGGCCATTGGATCCCGTTATAATCATATAACTGATGATCTTAATATatgtaaaattaattagttcataCGATCATCATATAAATATGTGTTAAGtatattgattttatatatatttgataattttatttgaggAAGTGGTGTCGCATAACATCGCTTCTACCGtaatacatttatttttgatgGTGTCTCTATcatcttcaattttttggtCCATCTTTACTCTTT is part of the Solanum stenotomum isolate F172 chromosome 8, ASM1918654v1, whole genome shotgun sequence genome and encodes:
- the LOC125875125 gene encoding protein REDUCED CHLOROPLAST COVERAGE 3, coding for MAPRSGRGKGNRAKTDKKKKEEKVIPSVLDITIITPYETQVVLKGISTDKILDVTKLLSANVETCHFTNYSLSHEVKGPKLNDKLDIATLKPCLLRMVEEDYTEESQVVDHVRRLLDIVACTTRFAKPKAGKSTTASATSGGAGSESRAKKPKVQRNASSRPASPSDGVAPTLEPSAPAVQEENEMVAIHPIPKLSDFYEFFSFSHLSPPILSLKRLDCNNAKTRRDGDYFELQIKICNGKTLQVAAAAKGFYTLGKPLMRSHCLVDLLQQLSQAFANAYESLMKAFTEHNKFGNLPYGFRANTWLVPPSIVDSASNSIPLPVEDESWGGNGGGQGRNGEHDHRSWATDFAVLAKLPCKTEEERVVRDRKAFLLHNLFLDVSIFKAVSAIYQVMDSTSRDTSNCALGSVLSEDCIGDLSIVVKRDFGEASLKEVKVIDSTDSNVSAEDVAQRNLIKGVTADESVVIHDTSSLSVVVVKHCGYMAIVKVVGDIQVDKSLPHDIKIDDQPDGGANALNINSLRLMLHKSVTAGFSGGGQLPPSDLKDSANSMSLVYKIIKDGLSKLKGMDDKSKRSIRWELGSCWVQHLQKQEKPAEDTVRNDGKAEPIVKGLGKQFKMLKKREKRPGNVSSMDDNEADDVTAITLNTESGSMELSNDNPKCEVEWRRFISREAYLRLKESGMDLHLKSVDELVEMAHKYYEEVALPKLVTDFASLELSPVDGRTLTDFMHLRGLQMRSLGHVVEQAEKLPHIQSLCIHEMVTRAFKHVLRAVIASVDNVANLSAAIASSLNFLFGSSPTQESDENHILKMQWLRKFLVERFGWTLKDEFQQLRKLTVLRGLCHKIGLELVPKDYDMECPYPFSKSDVISVVPLCKHVGCSSADGRTLLESSKVALDKGKLEDAVMFGTKALAKMIAVCGPYHRATASAYSLLAVVLYHTGDFNQATIYQQKALDINERELGLDHPDTMKSYGDLSVFYYRLQHIELALKYVNRALFLLHFTCGLSHPNTAATYINVAMMEEGMGNVHIALRYLHEALKCNQRLLGVDHIQTAASYHAIAIALSLMEAYSLSVQHEQTTLQILQAKLGADDLRTQDAAAWLEYFESKALEQQEAARTGAPRLDASIASKGHLSVSDLLDYISPGQGSKTIEEQRKRRSKVLPVDDQSQKGQHDGRSNNPINHDATENPVTIVEVKKKEDAVERVATQEIEGINITNNEEPVEIIHETSSDEGWQEANSKTRTGHGSGKMFNRRQPGLAKIKTNLEYLFPRDNSSRKEVTSQGQKVVSKNGLGEFSPAKQLKASSFTSSEKSTKLAAKMTVAEISRTSNVTVPSPPASLATMASKSLSYKEVAVSPPGTVLKPLLEKVEELNEDKTDSEICVSPTETSEEDGRHSVTTEATPANDRDRHGIHEDEVQISGSESDKSSLESEDVSCSSSEEKCLRRNGSKLSAAAEPFNPGAYHLTHMLISAAVTSVYDVRASQGMLTEPVGFPSIAERVPCGPRSPLYHRTSHASMKNGYVKYQKPAAEINSYDYPRIMNPHAPEFVPRNTRPTTAASEDSKVAIDADSSTRLNNSVTIVSAEEKVDKKATVSVKNGRSTKSSSHADREELARQIQNSFIVKSKQNNSDVASEFPVSTKKSEFLVSSAKASADSATKLHGGSEGKKELPIEANKYSVPKTVDVNKNKHEDGEGFLPVVRRRRNRRQFAHGINGLYSQQSVCA